The following are from one region of the Nostoc cf. commune SO-36 genome:
- a CDS encoding MarR family winged helix-turn-helix transcriptional regulator — MTLDKPNQGATSEECAARVMETVPLVMRFIRADMRAHSAAFLSIPQLRSLAFINRNPGASLSDLAEHLGVTSATASATIERLVQRDFVKRCAHPQERRRVLLNLTEDGKHHLKQSQDQTRAHITDLLKGLTEEQISNIEEGLTLLKNVFEKTELKAP; from the coding sequence ATGACCTTGGATAAACCTAATCAAGGTGCAACTTCCGAAGAATGTGCCGCTAGAGTAATGGAAACAGTTCCATTAGTGATGCGGTTTATCCGAGCGGATATGCGTGCCCATAGTGCCGCTTTTTTATCTATACCTCAGTTGCGATCGCTAGCATTTATCAATCGCAATCCTGGCGCTTCATTATCTGATTTGGCAGAGCATTTAGGTGTCACCTCTGCCACAGCATCAGCAACCATAGAACGCTTGGTACAACGCGATTTTGTGAAACGCTGCGCTCATCCTCAAGAGCGGCGGCGGGTGCTGCTCAATTTAACTGAAGATGGAAAACATCATCTCAAGCAATCTCAAGATCAAACTCGCGCTCATATTACCGATTTATTAAAAGGTCTGACAGAAGAACAAATTTCTAACATTGAAGAAGGCTTAACTCTACTAAAAAATGTCTTCGAGAAAACAGAACTCAAAGCCCCCTAA
- a CDS encoding MFS transporter, whose product MGSQMQTVAISWELYERTNSAIALGGVGLAQVLPMIILTLIAGDVADRHDAYGGLRLRKLTILLSVMLLTLCSLALGVLSYTQGAIFLIYACLVLTGVAKAFLKPASDALMWQLIPVNAFTNAAMWNSSSFSVSRSHGPSLRGIRDCAVGKCYRSLCISSDRNFTVFYFNVGNQRAKSHPLN is encoded by the coding sequence GTGGGATCGCAAATGCAAACTGTAGCGATTAGCTGGGAACTCTATGAGCGGACTAACTCAGCGATCGCATTAGGTGGTGTAGGACTGGCGCAAGTCCTACCGATGATTATTCTTACCTTGATTGCTGGAGATGTGGCCGATCGCCACGATGCCTACGGCGGGCTGCGCCTACGCAAACTCACCATATTACTCTCAGTAATGTTGCTAACTCTTTGCTCCCTAGCTTTGGGTGTACTTTCTTATACTCAAGGTGCAATTTTTCTAATTTATGCCTGCTTAGTATTGACAGGTGTTGCTAAGGCATTCCTCAAACCTGCCAGTGATGCTCTAATGTGGCAATTAATACCTGTTAATGCTTTCACCAATGCAGCCATGTGGAATAGTAGTAGCTTTTCAGTTAGCCGCAGTCATGGGCCCAGCCTTCGGGGGATTCGGGATTGCGCTGTTGGAAAGTGCTACAGGAGTTTGTGTATTAGCAGCGATCGCAACTTTACTGTGTTTTATTTTAACGTTGGTAATCAAAGAGCAAAAAGTCATCCGCTCAACTGA
- the recN gene encoding DNA repair protein RecN: MLLCLRIENFALIDQLELEFGAGLNVLTGETGAGKSIILDAIDAALGGKVSSRVIRTGTSRAMVEATFTSNAPLAAWLTEQEIDLLDENSVVISREITATASNVRSRSRVNGVLVNRQIMGGMRDRLVEITAQGQTVQVGQSAQVRDWLDLYGGDSLMQQRHKVATSFSNYQQAHLALEKRRTSERERLQQFDLLTYQVQELGAANLSEPNELEQLGQERERLNHVVDLQQMSYKVYQALYQNDNETPAAGDLLGDSETILSDMVEYDSQLQHLLELVRDAQAAVMEVGRQINAYGDGLEADPHRLEEVEERIQELKQICRKYGPTLTEAIAYYERIQGELAQLNDSEQSIEKLEHQEKVCFEKLTQASNQLTQMRSKAAANLESRLVAELKPLAMEKVKFLVEILPAFPTAMGADKITFTFSSNPGEPLQPLTEVASGGEMSRFLLALKACFSQVDVAGTMVFDEIDVGVSGRVAQAIAEKLHQLSQRNQVLCVTHQPLVAAMADRHFRVDKQTINPGKGKKANNDNAEQRTVVRVTTLDNLNTRREELAQLAGGKSASDAIAFAESLLLQAANHRRREHT; the protein is encoded by the coding sequence ATGTTGCTTTGCCTAAGAATTGAAAACTTTGCCCTAATTGACCAACTAGAATTGGAATTTGGCGCAGGACTAAATGTGTTAACAGGTGAAACCGGCGCAGGAAAATCGATTATTTTGGATGCGATTGATGCCGCTTTGGGAGGTAAAGTCTCTAGTCGAGTCATTCGCACGGGGACAAGTCGGGCGATGGTAGAGGCTACTTTCACCTCAAACGCCCCCTTAGCAGCTTGGTTGACTGAACAAGAAATAGATTTGCTTGATGAAAATTCAGTAGTGATTAGCCGAGAAATCACAGCGACTGCAAGTAATGTCCGCAGTCGATCGCGGGTGAATGGTGTGTTGGTAAATCGGCAGATCATGGGCGGAATGCGCGATCGCTTGGTAGAAATCACAGCCCAAGGTCAAACGGTACAAGTGGGACAATCTGCCCAAGTCCGTGACTGGTTAGATTTATATGGCGGAGACTCTTTAATGCAGCAGCGTCATAAAGTCGCTACAAGCTTTAGTAATTACCAACAGGCGCATTTAGCATTAGAAAAACGCCGGACATCAGAACGGGAACGATTGCAACAATTCGACTTGCTCACTTATCAAGTGCAGGAATTGGGAGCAGCAAACCTCAGTGAACCTAATGAATTGGAACAGTTGGGACAAGAACGGGAACGCCTAAATCATGTCGTTGATTTGCAACAAATGAGTTACAAAGTCTATCAGGCTTTGTATCAAAACGATAATGAAACTCCCGCCGCAGGTGATTTATTGGGAGACAGTGAGACGATATTAAGTGACATGGTGGAATATGATAGCCAACTACAACACCTGTTGGAATTGGTGCGTGACGCGCAAGCTGCGGTGATGGAAGTGGGAAGGCAAATTAATGCTTATGGGGATGGCTTGGAAGCCGATCCGCACCGATTGGAAGAGGTGGAAGAACGGATTCAAGAATTAAAGCAAATTTGTCGTAAGTACGGGCCAACGCTTACAGAAGCGATCGCTTATTACGAACGTATCCAAGGGGAATTAGCCCAACTTAATGACAGCGAACAATCTATCGAAAAGTTGGAACATCAAGAAAAAGTGTGTTTTGAAAAACTCACCCAAGCAAGCAATCAGTTAACTCAAATGCGGAGTAAGGCGGCGGCTAATTTAGAATCACGTTTAGTAGCTGAACTCAAGCCCCTAGCGATGGAAAAGGTGAAGTTTCTGGTTGAAATATTACCAGCTTTCCCAACTGCGATGGGAGCAGATAAAATTACCTTTACATTTAGTTCCAACCCTGGAGAACCACTACAACCTTTAACGGAAGTTGCCTCTGGCGGGGAAATGAGTCGCTTTTTACTGGCGCTGAAAGCTTGTTTTTCTCAGGTTGACGTGGCTGGGACAATGGTTTTTGATGAAATTGATGTCGGGGTTTCGGGAAGAGTCGCCCAAGCGATCGCAGAAAAATTACACCAGCTAAGTCAACGCAACCAAGTATTATGTGTTACCCACCAGCCTTTAGTTGCGGCAATGGCCGATCGGCATTTTCGTGTAGATAAGCAAACTATTAATCCAGGCAAAGGTAAAAAAGCTAACAATGACAACGCCGAACAGCGTACTGTTGTCAGAGTTACTACCTTGGATAATTTAAACACTCGCCGGGAAGAATTAGCGCAGTTAGCTGGTGGTAAATCTGCAAGCGATGCGATCGCCTTTGCCGAATCTCTGTTATTACAAGCTGCTAATCACCGTCGCAGGGAGCATACTTGA
- a CDS encoding ABC1 kinase family protein has protein sequence MIVKTLPPSSRPIQEDSRNGTNSRSELDVIDIVPENGIQGLVVRNPSPSQTSLKLLAAQKVRITAEPQTLYDPATIAAHYQKRPFQVIRRIFAVLGPTLSFAFGLWSDSKRGIVVKNDRRRATQLRVLLTQLGPAYIKIGQALSTRPDLVPPVYLEELTKLQDQLPPFPNEIAYQFIKEELGAPPEEVYAELSAQPIAAASLGQVYKGKLKTGEEVAVKIQRPDLREGITIDLYILRNLAAWVQKKVKRVKSDLVGILDELGDRIFEEMDYIHEGENAERFFELYGHIKDVYVPKIYWEYTNRRVLTMEWINGTKLTQTEEISAQGIDARYLIEVGVQCSLRQLLEHGFFHADPHPGNLLATPDGKLAYLDFGMMSEIQPLQRYGLIEAIVHVVNRDFEGLAKDYVKLDFLSPETDLTPIIPAFARVFADAEGASVADLNIKSITDELSALMYEYPFRVPPYYALIIRSLVTLEGIAIFIDPNFKVLSEAYPYVSKRLLTDPAPQLRASLQDLLFKDGRFRWNRLENLLKNARNSQDYDFNLVLNQGIEFLSSERGAFIRDKLVDESVNGLDALGKNVLHNFTSLLRERVGLTAVNETPSATVEQQQTLEHIKRILGILRETRGFEPMQLASQITQLLVNSDVQRLGQQIANRFTQKAVARLIRQLLAS, from the coding sequence ATGATTGTTAAGACACTTCCCCCTAGTTCCCGACCGATTCAGGAGGACAGTCGCAACGGCACAAATAGCCGAAGCGAACTGGACGTTATTGATATAGTGCCAGAAAATGGTATACAAGGCTTGGTTGTGCGTAATCCTAGCCCGTCGCAGACATCGCTAAAACTATTAGCTGCCCAAAAGGTGAGGATAACAGCCGAACCTCAGACGCTTTACGATCCCGCGACTATAGCGGCGCATTATCAAAAAAGACCCTTCCAAGTTATACGGCGGATTTTCGCCGTGTTGGGGCCGACTTTATCCTTTGCTTTTGGGTTATGGTCGGATAGTAAGCGGGGAATTGTCGTCAAAAATGATCGTCGCCGAGCCACTCAGCTACGAGTATTGCTGACCCAACTAGGGCCTGCTTACATCAAAATCGGACAAGCTTTGTCCACCAGACCGGATCTTGTTCCTCCTGTATACCTAGAAGAATTAACTAAGCTACAAGACCAATTACCGCCTTTTCCTAACGAAATTGCTTATCAGTTTATCAAAGAAGAACTAGGCGCACCTCCAGAAGAGGTTTATGCCGAACTCTCGGCCCAGCCAATTGCTGCGGCTTCCTTGGGGCAAGTCTATAAAGGTAAGCTAAAAACTGGTGAAGAAGTCGCCGTTAAAATCCAACGTCCCGACTTAAGAGAGGGAATCACCATTGATTTGTATATTTTGCGTAACCTCGCTGCTTGGGTGCAGAAAAAGGTCAAACGGGTAAAAAGTGACTTAGTTGGTATTCTCGATGAATTAGGCGATCGCATCTTTGAAGAGATGGACTACATCCACGAAGGTGAAAATGCTGAAAGATTTTTCGAGTTATATGGTCATATAAAAGACGTATATGTGCCGAAAATTTACTGGGAATACACTAATCGCCGCGTCTTGACGATGGAGTGGATTAACGGTACAAAATTAACCCAGACAGAAGAAATTAGCGCCCAAGGGATAGATGCTCGTTATCTAATTGAGGTGGGTGTGCAGTGTTCCCTGCGCCAGTTGCTAGAACATGGATTTTTCCACGCTGATCCCCACCCAGGTAATTTGTTAGCAACACCAGATGGTAAATTAGCTTATCTCGACTTCGGGATGATGAGCGAGATTCAACCACTACAGCGTTATGGTTTGATTGAAGCGATCGTCCACGTTGTCAACCGCGACTTTGAAGGACTAGCAAAAGACTACGTTAAATTAGATTTTTTATCACCAGAAACCGATTTAACACCAATTATCCCAGCTTTTGCAAGAGTCTTTGCTGATGCCGAAGGAGCTAGTGTTGCCGATCTTAATATTAAAAGCATCACCGATGAACTATCGGCTTTGATGTACGAGTATCCTTTCCGCGTACCGCCCTATTACGCCTTAATTATTCGCTCCCTTGTGACACTCGAAGGGATTGCAATATTTATAGATCCCAACTTTAAAGTTCTCAGCGAAGCTTATCCCTACGTTTCTAAACGCCTGTTAACCGATCCAGCACCGCAATTAAGAGCATCATTGCAAGATTTGCTATTTAAAGATGGTAGATTTCGCTGGAACCGTTTAGAAAACTTGTTAAAAAATGCGCGTAATAGTCAAGACTACGACTTTAATTTAGTGCTGAATCAGGGTATAGAATTTTTATCATCTGAACGCGGCGCTTTCATTCGTGACAAGCTAGTAGATGAATCTGTTAACGGGCTCGATGCTTTAGGTAAAAATGTTTTGCATAACTTTACCTCCCTGTTGCGGGAACGGGTAGGATTGACAGCAGTTAATGAAACTCCATCGGCCACTGTTGAGCAACAACAAACCTTAGAGCATATCAAACGTATATTAGGTATTCTCCGAGAAACACGAGGCTTTGAGCCAATGCAACTTGCGTCCCAAATTACCCAGTTGTTGGTAAATTCAGATGTACAGCGCTTAGGTCAACAAATTGCTAACCGCTTTACGCAAAAAGCTGTAGCTAGGTTAATTCGGCAACTATTGGCATCGTAG
- a CDS encoding ISAzo13 family transposase has protein sequence MQLTAHLKSLYIKTAKKLKGSDRRQFMAEVVKGLGIGGQTVAERELGWNRRTIRKGMQELESGQPFIDGFRRSGRKRAEAKLSNLLRDIKSLVDPQSQTDPSFKSIRLYTRMTASEVRRQLIEQFGYTEEELPSSETIRRKLNDLGYTLKRVLKTKPIKKIPETEAIFEQVEQINSEADNDPHTLRISIDAKVAVKIGEFDRGGKNRMPTISVDHDFPTEITLIPYGIFIPEYNELFLFFVSSKLTADCIVDLLESWWQTVKHRFAHIQKLVINQDNGPENNSRRTQFMKRIVDFGTSSQLTLQLAYYPPYHSKYNPIERCFGWLEQHWNGSLLDTVETVLNFAQTLTFKGKNPVVTLVETVYSTGVKLTTSAMAEIETQIHRLPNLRKWFVEIFAKPT, from the coding sequence ATTCAACTCACCGCGCACCTAAAATCTCTGTACATCAAAACAGCGAAAAAACTCAAGGGAAGTGACCGAAGACAATTCATGGCAGAAGTAGTCAAAGGTTTGGGAATAGGTGGACAAACTGTGGCGGAAAGGGAGTTGGGATGGAATAGGCGCACTATCCGTAAAGGGATGCAGGAGTTAGAGAGTGGTCAGCCTTTTATTGATGGTTTCAGGCGTAGTGGACGCAAGCGGGCTGAAGCAAAATTATCAAACTTGTTGAGGGATATAAAATCGTTAGTAGACCCACAAAGTCAAACTGACCCCAGTTTTAAAAGTATACGTTTGTATACACGCATGACGGCAAGCGAAGTCCGTCGTCAACTAATTGAACAATTTGGTTACACAGAGGAAGAACTACCTTCATCAGAAACAATTCGACGAAAATTGAATGATTTAGGCTATACCTTAAAAAGAGTTCTGAAAACCAAGCCTATCAAGAAAATTCCCGAAACAGAAGCGATTTTTGAACAAGTTGAACAAATTAATAGTGAAGCTGACAATGACCCTCATACTCTGCGAATTTCCATTGATGCTAAGGTAGCAGTTAAGATTGGAGAATTTGACCGTGGGGGTAAAAATCGAATGCCAACCATCTCAGTAGACCACGACTTCCCGACGGAGATAACTCTGATTCCCTACGGCATTTTTATACCTGAATACAACGAGTTATTTTTATTCTTTGTTTCTTCCAAATTAACCGCTGATTGTATTGTTGATTTGCTTGAAAGCTGGTGGCAAACTGTCAAACACAGATTTGCTCATATTCAAAAACTGGTGATTAATCAGGATAATGGACCTGAAAATAATTCTCGCCGCACTCAATTTATGAAGCGGATTGTAGATTTTGGTACATCATCTCAACTGACGTTACAACTTGCTTATTATCCGCCTTATCATAGTAAATATAACCCGATAGAACGTTGTTTTGGCTGGTTAGAACAGCATTGGAATGGTAGTTTACTTGACACTGTTGAGACTGTACTGAATTTCGCCCAAACTCTCACATTTAAGGGTAAAAATCCGGTGGTCACATTGGTAGAAACAGTTTATTCTACAGGAGTTAAACTTACTACCTCCGCTATGGCAGAAATTGAAACACAGATTCACCGCCTCCCCAATCTCAGAAAATGGTTTGTAGAAATTTTTGCTAAACCCACATAG
- a CDS encoding TIGR03032 family protein translates to MGILKFTTDFQELYDVQFLAGVQHPMLLNQELKEICQAFTAPDLNCSLRLSAVIAND, encoded by the coding sequence GTGGGAATTCTGAAGTTTACTACCGACTTTCAAGAACTTTATGATGTGCAGTTTCTAGCTGGTGTACAGCATCCGATGCTTTTGAACCAGGAATTAAAAGAAATCTGCCAAGCATTTACTGCGCCAGATTTGAACTGCTCACTGCGACTAAGTGCGGTGATTGCTAATGACTAA